A region of Dermochelys coriacea isolate rDerCor1 chromosome 1, rDerCor1.pri.v4, whole genome shotgun sequence DNA encodes the following proteins:
- the LOC119846261 gene encoding LOW QUALITY PROTEIN: putative olfactory receptor 52P1 (The sequence of the model RefSeq protein was modified relative to this genomic sequence to represent the inferred CDS: inserted 1 base in 1 codon; substituted 1 base at 1 genomic stop codon) — MAAANLTPSNPATFLLLGIPGLEEAHIWISVPVCTMHMVIIVGNCAILLVIATEPALHRPMCYFLCMLAAIDLGASTCTLLKLLXIFWFQAREINAGACLAQMFFIHSLSMMESAVLLAMALDRYVAICAPLRYTSVFTGHLVAKLGVAAIARGTLLMSPCPFLIKRLSFCWTNVTPHTYXEHMAVVKLACGDTSINHAYGLSAALLVIGGDPLFIGLSYFLIVRAVLHLSSWEARLKAFGTCSSHICVILISYTPALFSFFTHRFGHHVAPPIHIILANLYLMFPPMLNPIMYGVRTRDIREWVLRVILQGTGTPKPRPEWGSLLQRPSSQIPQAEIPVHTVPPPRGLISGSVKQ; from the exons ATGGCTGCTGCCAACCTGACACCTTCAAACCCTGCCACGTTCCTGCTGCTGGGCATCCCCGGGCTGGAAGAAGCTCATATCTGGATCTCGGTGCCCGTGTGCACGATGCACATGGTGATCATCGTCGGGAACTGCGCTATTCTCCTAGTCATCGCCacagagccagccctgcaccgACCCATGTgctatttcctctgcatgctggcAGCCATCGACCTGGGAGCCTCCACCTGCACCCTGCTGAAATTAC TCATCTTCTGGTTTCAGGCCAGGGAGATCAATGCCGGGGCCTGCCTGGCCCAGATGTTCTTCATTCACTCCCTCTCCATGATGGagtcagctgtgctgctggccaTGGCCCTGGATCGCTACGTGGCCATCTGTGCTCCCTTGCGCTACACTTCTGTCTTCACCGGCCACCTCGTTGCCAAGCTAGGCGTGGCGGCCATAGCCAGGGGGACGCTGCTCATGAGCCCCTGCCCCTTTCTGATTAAAAGACTGTCCTTCTGCTGGACCAACGTCACCCCACACACTTACTGAGAGCACATGGCTGTGGTGAAGCTGGCCTGTGGAGACACCAGCATTAATCATGCCTACGGCCTCAGCGCGGCGTTGCTAGTCATAGGTGGGGACCCGTTGTTTATCGGTCTGTCCTATTTCCTGATTGTCCGGGCTGTTCTGCACCTCTCCTCCTGGGAGGCCCGGCTCAAGGCCTTTggtacctgcagctcccacatcTGTGTCATCCTGATCTCCTACACCCCGGCCCTCTTCTCCTTCTTCACGCACCGCTTTGGCCACCACGTGGCTCCCCCTATCCACATCATCCTGGCCAACCTCTACCTGATGTTCCCACCCATGTTGAACCCCATCATGTATGGGGTGAGGACCAGGGATATCCGGGAGTGGGTGCTCAGGGTGATCCTGCAGGGCACAGGTACCCCCAAACCTAGGCCCGAATGGGGCTCCCTCCTCCAAAGGCCATCCAGCCAGATCCCCCAGGCAGAGATTCCTGTGCACACAGTGCCCCCTCCCAGGGGCCTTATCTCAGGGTCTGTAAAGCAATAA